Proteins from a genomic interval of Desulfovibrio piger:
- the glgP gene encoding alpha-glucan family phosphorylase, with protein MSQDLSNATLFEVSWEVCNKVGGIYAVVSSKILEALAAFGENYFLLGPDLGNNPDFEETDEPCWQELRQETDRRNLSCRFGRWNIPGRPKVILVGYRDRYDQSQLLFSLWNRYGVDSISGGWDYVEPVMFSTACGEVIEAACKALHIPADGPALAHFHEWMCGGGLLYLKTNAPYVGTVFTTHATMLGRSMAGSGFDIYKQMHQINPKHEAGAYNITAKCSMETASAREADCFTTVSRITADEAGVFLGRTPDVLTLNGLDLRVIPDYSRDRSLAAASRQRLLEAAGRLLRRRLPEDTRVFLVSGRYEYHNKGIDVFLDALGMVNTALSQSQSNVLALCAVMGGHSGVNADAVSGDPTKLPGQGGFWISSHHVYNQPNDPILNACQRLGLDNRPENHVQVIFDPALLDGKDGFLNMRYEEVLAACDLGVFPSWYEPWGYTPQESAAHAVPTVTTDLSGFGMWVRSSQRDKNGVTIICRRQTSYDETAASLRDVLLQYASLPEEQMQEHRHMVRHVAEGCSWEQFFPYYVQAYGLALDKARQRSSQPAGGSTTLTRVLATTMSTTPNLHSFTALTSLPPAIGRLRELAHNLWWSWHPECHYLFSALNEEEWERSNHNPIATLEKATRARLIIVAHEQSYLRLYNQTMAAFDAYMAEAPQSFGPLTPQQPLAYFSTEYGLSECLPIYSGGLGVLSGDHLKSASDLNIPLVAVGLLYKNGYFRQIIDKNGDQTPVYPENDFATLPIEQVKDQDGKPREIYLQMPGRRLHVQIWLVRVGRINLYLLDTNLPSNTAEDRKITARLYEADRDIRLRQEILLGRGGVSMLRALDIRPAAYHMNEGHSAFLIFERIRLLMQENGLSFEEAGEVVRGSTLFTTHTPVDAGNERFSLESMEAYFKPYIQTVGISWQTLVNMGRFEGSERNVFEMTVLALKYSMKANGVSALHGVVSRHMWQEGWQGVPVAEIPIFSVTNGIHVPSYAGPAMRPLLQKHLGEGWQELTPDDPKWTRIADIPDADLWTARQTQKKHLLEAIRSSLPEFFKKFAIPYEKQQEMTSRLTPETLVIGFARRFAPYKRATLLFADVDRLARILEKSSQPVIFVFAGKAHPADGQGIGLIRELFQHMLSPRFFGKIFFIEDYSLAVSRLMVQGCDVWLNNPRRPYEACGTSGQKVAVNGGLNLSVADGWWCEGYNGTNGWTIGPLVAKGSLGPEQSDYDDAASLYSLLEDKVIPLYFERDADNRPHNWLLRVRKAMQTLIAQYSSHRMLRDYLSDYYIPAATSHQELRSNHYALARHLSQWKQDVNVRFGSVQMDTIRIEGIKEDSLLDGQSLHVAVTVHPGSMKLDELLVQLVAGPGDGSTFTETPDVVEMQPESEGVDGTMTFVCTYTPSRSGIHVYGVRVMPCTEGLSSPLETRLVLWG; from the coding sequence ATGTCACAAGATCTGTCAAACGCGACCCTCTTCGAAGTCAGCTGGGAGGTCTGCAACAAGGTCGGCGGCATCTATGCCGTCGTCAGCAGCAAGATCCTGGAAGCCCTGGCTGCCTTTGGAGAAAATTATTTTCTTCTGGGGCCCGACCTGGGCAACAACCCCGACTTCGAAGAGACCGACGAGCCCTGCTGGCAGGAGCTGCGCCAGGAGACCGACCGGCGCAACCTGAGCTGCCGCTTCGGCCGCTGGAACATCCCCGGCCGCCCCAAAGTCATCCTGGTCGGGTACCGTGACCGTTACGACCAGAGCCAGCTGCTGTTCTCGCTCTGGAACCGCTACGGCGTGGACTCCATCTCCGGCGGCTGGGACTATGTGGAACCGGTCATGTTCAGCACGGCCTGCGGCGAAGTGATCGAAGCCGCCTGCAAGGCGCTGCACATCCCTGCCGACGGCCCGGCCCTGGCCCACTTCCACGAATGGATGTGCGGCGGCGGCCTGCTCTATCTCAAGACCAACGCCCCCTATGTGGGCACGGTCTTCACCACGCACGCCACCATGCTGGGGCGCTCCATGGCCGGTTCCGGCTTCGACATCTACAAGCAGATGCACCAGATCAACCCCAAGCATGAGGCCGGGGCCTACAATATCACGGCCAAATGCTCCATGGAGACGGCCTCGGCACGCGAAGCCGACTGCTTCACCACCGTCAGCCGCATCACGGCCGACGAGGCGGGCGTCTTTCTGGGGCGTACCCCCGATGTACTGACCCTCAACGGTCTGGACTTGCGCGTCATCCCCGACTACAGCCGGGACAGGAGCCTGGCCGCGGCTTCCCGGCAGCGGTTGCTGGAGGCAGCCGGCCGTCTGTTGCGCCGCCGGCTGCCCGAGGATACCCGCGTCTTCCTCGTGTCCGGCCGTTATGAATATCACAACAAGGGCATCGACGTGTTCCTGGATGCCCTCGGCATGGTCAATACGGCCCTCAGCCAGTCCCAGTCCAATGTGCTGGCCCTGTGCGCGGTCATGGGCGGACACAGCGGGGTCAATGCCGATGCCGTCAGTGGCGACCCGACCAAACTCCCCGGCCAGGGCGGCTTCTGGATCAGCAGCCATCATGTCTACAACCAGCCCAACGATCCCATCCTCAATGCCTGCCAGCGCCTGGGCCTGGACAACAGGCCGGAGAACCACGTGCAGGTCATCTTCGATCCCGCCCTGCTCGACGGCAAGGACGGCTTCCTGAACATGCGCTATGAAGAGGTGCTGGCCGCCTGCGATCTGGGCGTGTTCCCCTCCTGGTACGAGCCCTGGGGCTATACCCCGCAGGAAAGCGCCGCCCATGCCGTGCCCACGGTCACCACCGACCTTTCCGGCTTCGGCATGTGGGTGCGCTCCAGCCAGCGCGATAAGAACGGCGTGACCATCATCTGCCGCCGCCAGACCTCGTATGACGAGACCGCGGCCAGCCTGCGCGACGTGCTCCTGCAGTATGCCTCCCTGCCCGAAGAGCAGATGCAGGAACACCGGCACATGGTGCGCCATGTGGCCGAAGGCTGCTCCTGGGAGCAGTTCTTCCCCTACTATGTGCAGGCCTACGGTCTGGCCCTGGACAAGGCACGCCAGCGCAGCTCGCAGCCCGCCGGCGGCAGCACGACCCTGACCCGTGTGCTGGCGACCACCATGTCCACCACGCCCAACCTGCACAGCTTCACGGCCCTGACCTCACTGCCCCCGGCCATCGGCCGTCTGCGTGAGCTGGCCCACAACCTCTGGTGGAGCTGGCACCCCGAATGCCACTACCTCTTCTCGGCCCTCAACGAAGAAGAATGGGAACGCAGCAACCACAATCCCATCGCCACGCTGGAAAAAGCCACCCGGGCACGGCTGATCATCGTGGCCCACGAGCAGAGCTACCTGCGGCTGTACAACCAGACCATGGCGGCCTTCGATGCCTACATGGCCGAGGCGCCGCAAAGCTTCGGCCCCCTGACCCCGCAGCAGCCTCTGGCCTATTTCTCCACAGAATACGGCCTGAGCGAATGCCTGCCCATCTACTCCGGCGGTCTGGGCGTCCTTTCCGGCGACCACCTGAAATCCGCCAGTGACCTGAACATCCCGCTGGTGGCCGTGGGCCTGCTGTACAAGAACGGCTACTTCCGCCAGATCATCGACAAGAACGGCGACCAGACCCCAGTCTATCCCGAAAACGATTTCGCAACCCTGCCCATAGAGCAGGTCAAGGATCAGGACGGCAAACCCCGCGAGATCTACCTGCAGATGCCGGGCCGCCGCCTGCACGTCCAGATCTGGCTGGTACGCGTGGGACGGATCAACCTCTACCTGCTGGACACCAACCTGCCCTCCAATACGGCGGAGGACCGCAAGATCACGGCCCGCCTGTATGAAGCCGACCGCGACATCCGCCTGCGGCAGGAGATCCTGCTGGGCCGGGGCGGCGTGAGCATGCTGCGCGCCCTGGACATCCGCCCCGCCGCCTATCACATGAACGAAGGTCATTCGGCCTTCCTCATCTTCGAACGCATCCGCCTGCTCATGCAGGAGAATGGCCTGTCCTTCGAAGAGGCGGGCGAAGTGGTGCGCGGCAGCACCCTGTTCACGACCCATACGCCCGTGGATGCCGGCAATGAGCGCTTCTCGCTGGAAAGCATGGAGGCCTATTTCAAGCCCTACATCCAGACCGTGGGCATCAGCTGGCAGACCCTGGTCAATATGGGCCGCTTCGAAGGCAGCGAGCGCAACGTCTTCGAGATGACCGTCCTGGCCCTCAAGTATTCCATGAAGGCCAACGGCGTCAGCGCCCTGCACGGTGTGGTCTCCCGCCATATGTGGCAGGAAGGCTGGCAGGGGGTCCCGGTGGCGGAGATCCCCATTTTCTCCGTGACCAACGGCATCCATGTGCCCTCCTACGCCGGTCCGGCCATGCGTCCCCTGCTGCAAAAGCACCTGGGCGAAGGCTGGCAGGAACTGACGCCCGACGACCCAAAATGGACCCGCATCGCGGACATCCCCGATGCCGACCTCTGGACGGCTCGCCAGACCCAGAAAAAGCACCTGCTGGAAGCCATCCGCTCCAGCCTGCCGGAGTTCTTCAAAAAATTTGCCATCCCCTACGAAAAGCAGCAGGAGATGACGTCCCGGCTGACCCCCGAGACCCTGGTGATCGGCTTTGCCCGCCGCTTTGCGCCGTACAAACGTGCGACCCTGCTCTTTGCCGATGTGGACCGTCTGGCCCGCATCCTGGAAAAGAGCAGCCAGCCCGTCATATTCGTCTTTGCCGGCAAGGCCCATCCTGCCGATGGCCAAGGCATCGGCCTGATCCGGGAACTCTTCCAGCACATGCTGTCGCCCCGCTTCTTCGGCAAGATCTTCTTTATCGAGGATTACAGCCTGGCGGTCTCCCGCCTGATGGTCCAGGGCTGCGATGTCTGGCTCAACAATCCCCGCCGCCCCTACGAGGCTTGCGGTACCAGCGGCCAGAAAGTGGCGGTCAATGGCGGCCTCAATCTCAGCGTGGCCGACGGCTGGTGGTGCGAAGGCTACAACGGCACCAACGGCTGGACCATCGGCCCCCTGGTGGCCAAAGGCAGCCTGGGCCCCGAGCAGAGCGACTATGACGATGCGGCCTCCCTGTATTCCCTGCTGGAAGACAAGGTGATCCCGCTGTACTTCGAGCGCGATGCGGACAACCGGCCCCACAACTGGCTGCTGCGCGTCCGCAAGGCCATGCAGACGCTCATCGCCCAGTACAGCTCGCACCGCATGCTGCGCGATTACCTTAGCGACTACTACATCCCGGCGGCCACCAGCCATCAGGAGCTCCGCAGCAACCACTACGCCCTGGCCCGACATCTGAGCCAATGGAAGCAGGACGTCAACGTGCGCTTCGGCTCCGTGCAGATGGATACCATCCGCATCGAAGGCATCAAGGAAGACAGCCTGCTGGACGGCCAGTCCCTGCATGTGGCCGTGACCGTGCATCCCGGCAGCATGAAGCTCGACGAGCTGCTGGTCCAGCTGGTGGCCGGTCCCGGCGACGGCTCCACTTTCACGGAAACGCCCGATGTGGTGGAGATGCAGCCGGAGAGCGAAGGGGTGGACGGGACCATGACCTTTGTCTGCACCTACACGCCTTCCCGCAGCGGGATCCATGTGTACGGCGTGCGCGTCATGCCCTGCACCGAAGGCCTGTCCTCGCCTCTGGAGACGCGCCTCGTTTTGTGGGGCTAG